From the Leptospira biflexa serovar Patoc strain 'Patoc 1 (Paris)' genome, one window contains:
- a CDS encoding ankyrin repeat domain-containing protein, protein MKTILTCSNCLSGHSISSSKLEGKKGKYRCKKCSIWNHFDFRKNQAEERSDSLVLFDLNFLGQIPNHTLQGQIFGRYTTHFVSDWSNEELVFLKDEEGNDDDVRISISGLPEMIRLKNFVYDITTESPSKTLSIIINHNVNTAPVRLSLTVEGIDHALVNGKLYLAISDEWNTFLHGSFTATHVYKIEFDEYGVANKELPDFITNFLAAKIYALSGNILSLQKHFPELSEKEKDELLSLVVYHWPENQTTVSEVHFKEGNIQAKFQITQKKLNESFIFLISNQLHPNAEHWHIIHDVVCHSEVEPMFIPLLKTKFPEEYHKHLGNQLETKNDDQTLDWLDEDDVYLLDSFVRSVGSLDYIIKDSIRNPLGFTLLQEAFVRSKYKSCMRLLERGANPNIVDANGETAIFKLCQDNKLRLQEKTQLMDELIRRGAKVNLQSVNGMTPLHWCSVFGEPSMAKRLIQAGIDIHTADQVGSTALHEACKFGNSSVLALLLESGAKANAKTLEEKTGRDLAFENLEIADLEADEEKKNRYQRVLSLLDVYGG, encoded by the coding sequence ATGAAAACGATTTTAACCTGCTCCAATTGTCTCAGTGGTCATTCCATTTCTTCATCCAAATTGGAAGGCAAAAAAGGAAAGTACCGGTGTAAAAAATGTTCCATTTGGAATCATTTTGATTTCCGAAAGAACCAAGCCGAAGAAAGATCCGACTCACTCGTGTTATTCGACCTTAATTTTTTAGGCCAAATTCCAAATCATACCTTACAAGGACAAATTTTCGGTCGTTATACGACTCATTTTGTTTCCGACTGGTCCAATGAAGAACTTGTTTTTCTCAAAGACGAAGAAGGTAACGATGATGACGTTCGAATTTCCATCTCAGGTCTTCCCGAAATGATCAGGCTCAAAAATTTTGTTTATGACATCACAACAGAATCCCCATCCAAAACACTCAGCATCATCATCAATCATAATGTGAATACGGCACCAGTTCGATTATCCTTAACTGTTGAAGGCATTGACCATGCTTTGGTGAATGGGAAATTGTATTTGGCAATCTCTGATGAATGGAATACATTTTTACATGGAAGTTTTACCGCTACTCATGTTTACAAAATTGAATTTGATGAATACGGTGTGGCAAACAAAGAACTTCCCGATTTTATCACAAATTTTTTGGCCGCAAAAATTTATGCATTGTCAGGCAATATTTTGTCCTTACAAAAACATTTCCCAGAGCTGAGTGAAAAAGAAAAAGACGAACTTCTGAGTTTGGTGGTCTATCATTGGCCAGAAAACCAAACCACTGTTTCCGAAGTTCATTTTAAAGAAGGGAATATCCAAGCAAAATTCCAAATCACACAAAAGAAACTCAACGAATCCTTTATCTTTTTGATTTCCAATCAATTACATCCAAATGCAGAACATTGGCATATCATCCACGATGTGGTTTGCCATTCAGAAGTGGAACCTATGTTCATTCCACTTCTCAAAACCAAATTTCCAGAGGAATACCACAAACATCTTGGAAATCAATTGGAAACAAAAAACGATGACCAAACCTTAGATTGGTTAGACGAGGATGATGTGTATTTATTGGATTCCTTTGTCCGATCAGTAGGATCTTTAGATTATATCATCAAAGATTCGATCCGAAACCCACTCGGGTTCACTTTACTACAAGAAGCTTTTGTTCGATCCAAATACAAGTCGTGTATGCGTTTATTAGAACGAGGAGCTAATCCCAATATAGTTGATGCCAATGGTGAGACTGCCATTTTTAAATTATGCCAAGATAACAAACTGCGATTGCAAGAAAAAACGCAACTTATGGATGAACTGATCCGACGAGGGGCCAAGGTCAACTTACAATCCGTGAATGGAATGACACCTCTCCATTGGTGTTCGGTGTTTGGCGAACCGAGTATGGCCAAACGACTCATCCAAGCAGGGATCGATATCCACACTGCTGATCAAGTGGGTAGCACTGCCCTTCATGAGGCATGTAAGTTTGGAAATTCTTCCGTCCTTGCCTTACTACTCGAATCTGGTGCGAAGGCAAATGCCAAAACATTGGAAGAAAAAACAGGAAGGGATTTGGCTTTCGAAAACTTGGAAATTGCGGATTTGGAAGCAGACGAAGAGAAAAAAAACCGCTACCAAAGGGTTCTTTCTCTCTTAGATGTGTATGGTGGCTAA
- a CDS encoding ABA4-like family protein encodes MNPSLLFSITNALTVVAWMVLILSPNQNKVIPYLRILVSGFFLGGLYILSLSLGFGKAEGNFSSLESVRSLFMNDEFLLAGWVHYLAFDLFLGTWEAEDGKMNGIHRLVLVPIHGLTFYYGPVGLVLYFLVRGFQTRRVGF; translated from the coding sequence ATGAATCCATCTTTACTCTTTTCCATAACCAATGCCTTAACTGTTGTCGCCTGGATGGTCCTTATCCTATCACCAAACCAAAACAAGGTGATTCCTTATTTACGAATTTTGGTCTCAGGTTTTTTCCTTGGAGGGTTGTACATCCTTTCCCTCTCTCTAGGTTTTGGTAAAGCCGAAGGTAACTTTTCAAGTTTGGAATCAGTTCGTTCCTTATTTATGAACGACGAATTCCTATTAGCAGGTTGGGTGCATTACCTTGCGTTTGATTTGTTTTTGGGAACTTGGGAAGCAGAAGATGGAAAGATGAATGGAATCCATAGATTGGTTTTAGTTCCGATCCATGGACTTACCTTCTATTATGGTCCTGTGGGACTTGTTTTGTATTTCCTTGTCCGTGGTTTCCAAACCAGACGAGTTGGTTTTTAG
- a CDS encoding TetR/AcrR family transcriptional regulator produces MKPSKKQTTPKKSANLRKTSDLPSKQSSQSKISDTTGSAYHHGNLREEVLEHSRNVLEKTGVSSLSLRDIAQDLGVSHTAPYRHFPKKMDLLQALVAQGFKELALAMKEAWDHSEDPLEKIRKAGERYIYLLLNNPRRTELMFGGEIYVSGDPISEELRECGNEAYMGMFRIVEYGQNQLVLKKSVPTATLMMSFWSGVHGFAVLNERKWKQIQSNEEEKQSFEKEVGQILEIMIEGTRL; encoded by the coding sequence ATGAAACCATCTAAAAAACAAACGACCCCTAAAAAATCAGCGAACCTGCGAAAAACCTCAGATCTTCCTTCCAAACAGAGTTCTCAGTCTAAAATTTCCGATACAACTGGCTCGGCTTACCACCATGGGAATTTACGGGAAGAGGTATTGGAGCACTCTCGTAATGTGCTCGAAAAAACAGGGGTCTCTTCCTTGAGCCTTCGAGACATTGCCCAGGACCTAGGAGTGAGCCACACCGCCCCCTACCGCCATTTCCCCAAAAAAATGGATCTACTCCAAGCCCTGGTGGCACAAGGTTTCAAAGAACTGGCCCTTGCCATGAAAGAAGCATGGGATCACTCAGAGGACCCACTGGAAAAAATCCGAAAGGCTGGGGAAAGGTATATTTATTTATTATTAAACAATCCAAGACGGACAGAACTAATGTTTGGTGGTGAGATTTACGTTTCGGGTGATCCCATTTCCGAGGAACTACGCGAATGTGGAAACGAAGCGTATATGGGAATGTTTCGGATTGTCGAATATGGTCAAAACCAATTGGTATTAAAAAAATCAGTTCCGACGGCGACACTGATGATGAGCTTTTGGAGTGGGGTACATGGCTTTGCCGTACTCAATGAACGAAAGTGGAAACAGATCCAATCGAATGAAGAGGAAAAACAATCCTTTGAGAAGGAAGTCGGTCAAATCTTAGAGATTATGATTGAAGGGACTCGTCTGTAA
- a CDS encoding DUF6272 family protein, which translates to MRKYGNLTHTSYSDKKPESIIEIHLKPLDLMRYWRRIGVLSDFIGYFYGFSFLPNVPTDSMDMKNSEIVNSISTVFNELLENAAKYSYDKKADIEISLIHRGQSFEMLVRNKTNESNVSAYEASLKEIFSAKDLEQLYFQKIESNDPNSNRSGIGLIMVLKDYPVEMEVILESEEDHTIITSRIIYFTDESLQS; encoded by the coding sequence ATGCGAAAATATGGAAATCTAACCCACACATCGTATTCTGATAAAAAGCCAGAATCCATCATCGAAATCCATTTGAAACCTTTGGATTTGATGCGGTATTGGCGCCGTATTGGTGTACTCTCGGATTTTATTGGTTACTTTTATGGGTTTTCCTTTTTGCCCAATGTTCCAACGGATTCGATGGACATGAAAAATTCTGAGATTGTCAATTCAATCTCCACTGTTTTCAATGAGCTCTTAGAAAATGCCGCCAAATATTCCTATGACAAAAAGGCGGATATCGAAATCTCCCTCATCCATCGCGGACAATCCTTTGAAATGCTTGTACGGAATAAAACCAATGAGTCCAATGTCTCGGCGTATGAAGCGAGTTTAAAAGAAATTTTTTCTGCAAAAGACTTGGAACAACTCTACTTTCAAAAAATTGAATCGAATGATCCCAATTCCAATCGATCAGGAATTGGGCTCATCATGGTGCTAAAGGATTACCCAGTGGAGATGGAAGTCATTTTAGAATCCGAAGAGGATCATACCATCATCACGAGTCGCATCATTTATTTTACAGACGAGTCCCTTCAATCATAA
- a CDS encoding membrane protein, with translation MKYADFKRQPLFWNGMAMLVLTVSMIPLVFLDTRTLFGVNLWIKPIKFSLSLGIYSFSTIWILQRFLADWRHRSKTQIALTITSAIEIILITWQAARGEASHFNVSSTWNQVVFSIMGTSISIFWLFHLGIIFPILKQKQMATSVRESLLWGLTIAGFGMIIGFFMTQPRPEQLELMQKGIFQTSGGHSFGTGEQGSGLFFFGWSTVIGDMRVPHFFGMHVMQVFFVLAAYLLQWKESAEQKIVVRIIGILILSMNVMMVIQTLWGFSIFSYHPSFTPSYAIILLILFSLGIRLFSIPKISEPEVTV, from the coding sequence ATGAAATACGCCGACTTTAAAAGACAACCACTTTTTTGGAATGGAATGGCGATGCTCGTACTCACGGTATCCATGATTCCATTGGTTTTTTTAGATACAAGAACCCTTTTTGGGGTCAACCTTTGGATCAAACCGATTAAGTTCTCCTTATCTCTTGGGATCTATTCCTTTTCCACCATCTGGATCCTGCAGAGGTTTTTAGCTGACTGGAGACACAGAAGTAAAACACAAATTGCCCTCACAATCACTTCTGCCATTGAGATCATCCTCATCACATGGCAAGCAGCACGGGGGGAAGCAAGTCACTTCAATGTTTCGAGTACTTGGAACCAGGTTGTGTTCTCGATCATGGGAACAAGCATTTCCATCTTTTGGCTCTTCCATTTAGGAATCATTTTTCCCATCCTCAAACAAAAACAAATGGCAACCTCGGTGCGAGAAAGTCTCCTTTGGGGCCTTACGATTGCTGGATTTGGGATGATCATTGGGTTTTTTATGACGCAACCTCGTCCCGAACAATTGGAACTCATGCAAAAAGGGATCTTTCAAACCAGTGGGGGTCATTCCTTCGGAACTGGGGAACAAGGTTCGGGTCTCTTCTTTTTTGGATGGAGTACGGTGATAGGTGATATGCGTGTTCCCCATTTTTTTGGAATGCATGTGATGCAAGTTTTCTTTGTGTTGGCGGCATACCTACTTCAATGGAAAGAATCCGCCGAACAAAAGATAGTGGTTCGAATCATTGGAATCTTAATCCTTTCCATGAATGTTATGATGGTCATACAAACCTTATGGGGTTTTTCCATTTTTTCTTACCATCCTTCCTTTACGCCAAGTTATGCGATCATCCTTTTGATTCTTTTTTCACTTGGTATCCGCCTTTTTTCAATTCCTAAAATTTCAGAACCAGAGGTAACTGTATGA
- a CDS encoding adenylate/guanylate cyclase domain-containing protein, with amino-acid sequence MDINKVLEEEKAKYEELEVLYQNIIDHSTEIENELLENNKKIQMYLDRMRRYLSPQLYEMITGAEVETSISHQRRKLTIFFSDIVGFTTITDSIEPEILSDCLNKYLDVMSSIAIKYGGTIDKFIGDAIMIFFGAPSFENDKAHALNCVKMAIEMRDSLPALDEYWRKSGINHNLTCRIGINTGYVTVGNFGTNERMDYTIIGGPVNVASRLENASNAGEILISNATKSLIDEFIETIPKGEVLVKGVHTPIETFQVIGLKNDQEKKENPFVKFDGEGFLLKPLHFDKLSTNPEERRLMQNALEKALAALK; translated from the coding sequence ATGGACATCAATAAGGTTTTGGAAGAGGAAAAAGCCAAGTATGAAGAATTGGAAGTCCTTTACCAAAACATCATTGACCACTCTACCGAAATCGAAAACGAACTTCTAGAAAATAATAAAAAGATCCAAATGTACTTGGATCGAATGCGCCGGTATCTCTCTCCCCAATTGTATGAAATGATTACTGGCGCTGAAGTGGAAACATCCATCTCTCACCAAAGGCGAAAACTCACCATTTTTTTCTCTGACATTGTTGGCTTTACTACCATTACAGATTCTATCGAACCAGAAATTCTCTCCGATTGTTTGAATAAATATTTGGACGTAATGTCAAGCATTGCCATCAAATACGGTGGGACCATCGACAAATTCATAGGTGATGCCATTATGATTTTTTTTGGCGCTCCCAGTTTTGAAAACGACAAGGCCCATGCGTTAAACTGTGTGAAGATGGCCATTGAAATGAGAGACAGTTTGCCTGCGTTAGACGAATATTGGCGAAAATCAGGGATCAATCACAACCTAACATGCCGTATAGGAATCAATACAGGTTACGTGACAGTGGGAAATTTCGGAACCAACGAAAGGATGGATTATACCATCATCGGTGGGCCTGTGAATGTTGCTTCCCGTTTAGAAAATGCATCGAATGCTGGAGAGATCTTAATTTCCAACGCAACCAAATCCCTGATAGACGAATTCATAGAAACTATCCCAAAAGGTGAGGTCCTTGTGAAAGGTGTACACACCCCAATTGAAACCTTTCAAGTGATTGGACTAAAGAATGACCAAGAGAAAAAGGAGAATCCTTTTGTGAAATTTGATGGAGAAGGATTCCTTTTAAAACCACTCCACTTCGACAAACTCAGCACAAACCCCGAAGAACGCCGATTAATGCAAAATGCATTAGAAAAAGCGCTTGCGGCTTTGAAGTAG
- a CDS encoding PP2C family protein-serine/threonine phosphatase, translating to MVIFATLGLLSGRPPVEFYYQISAILVLLCYNFVVLYSLKKSGKYLNIFKFSSSFLEITLLTFVTGYTAYSQKNPSLVYAAPMIYVFFILIALASIRNNTKTIIFAVIVLIVEYASLTIYFYPEMTDLNSKLMELSQYLKPNFLEENSSFFLVSAVPMGIFLILLYMVVTGGLILYAILNTSRTTQEQADLIFNTEKQAILEENMRLGMELDVARQIQAMVLPRNEELKQIDELEISARMDSANEVGGDYYDVVHHEDGTVYIGIGDVTDHGLASGVVMLMTQSAFITTLRSKVISLRESLRSINSILFSNIHVRMNDIRNLTLSLFSYKNGVFTTAGQHETIMVYRHALKKNRDHRYCR from the coding sequence TTGGTTATCTTTGCAACTCTCGGACTGCTTTCCGGCCGTCCACCTGTTGAATTTTATTACCAAATCTCTGCGATCTTAGTTTTACTCTGTTATAACTTTGTTGTCCTCTATTCATTAAAGAAGTCGGGTAAATATCTCAATATATTTAAATTCTCTTCTTCATTTTTAGAGATCACCCTACTTACATTCGTTACAGGGTATACGGCTTACTCCCAAAAAAACCCAAGTCTTGTGTATGCCGCACCGATGATTTATGTCTTCTTCATTCTCATCGCTCTTGCATCCATACGGAATAATACTAAGACTATCATCTTTGCAGTGATTGTACTCATCGTTGAGTACGCATCTCTTACCATTTATTTTTACCCTGAGATGACAGACCTGAACTCCAAACTCATGGAGTTGTCTCAGTATCTCAAACCAAACTTCTTAGAAGAGAATAGTTCTTTTTTCCTTGTCAGTGCTGTTCCGATGGGAATCTTTCTCATCTTGCTCTATATGGTTGTGACTGGTGGTCTCATTCTTTACGCCATCCTCAACACATCCCGCACCACACAAGAACAAGCCGACTTAATTTTTAATACAGAAAAACAAGCCATCCTCGAAGAGAACATGCGTCTCGGTATGGAATTAGACGTAGCAAGGCAGATCCAGGCCATGGTACTTCCCCGCAATGAAGAATTAAAACAAATTGATGAACTCGAAATTTCTGCGCGGATGGATTCGGCCAATGAAGTGGGTGGGGACTATTATGATGTGGTCCACCATGAAGATGGTACGGTCTACATCGGGATTGGAGACGTCACAGACCATGGACTCGCATCGGGAGTTGTGATGCTCATGACGCAGTCGGCATTTATCACCACCTTACGTTCCAAGGTAATTTCTTTACGAGAATCCCTTCGTTCCATCAACTCCATTTTGTTTTCCAACATCCATGTGAGGATGAATGACATTCGTAACTTAACACTCTCATTGTTCTCGTATAAAAATGGAGTGTTTACGACCGCAGGCCAACACGAAACCATTATGGTATACCGCCATGCTTTGAAAAAAAACCGAGATCATCGATACTGTCGATAA
- a CDS encoding PP2C family protein-serine/threonine phosphatase encodes MLVGLTESIDEFIHEKPIPLQPNDIILLYTDGATEAENPKREQFGSDRLIESLEKHADLPTTDEILAAIFQDIYVFIDGMDVYDDITIMIMRKRG; translated from the coding sequence ATGTTAGTTGGTCTTACAGAATCCATCGATGAATTCATCCACGAAAAACCAATTCCCTTACAACCAAACGATATCATTTTACTCTACACCGATGGTGCCACAGAAGCAGAAAATCCGAAACGTGAGCAGTTTGGATCGGATCGATTGATTGAATCACTGGAAAAACATGCGGATTTACCCACAACGGATGAAATATTGGCAGCCATATTCCAAGACATCTATGTTTTTATCGATGGGATGGATGTGTATGATGACATTACCATTATGATCATGAGGAAACGAGGTTAA
- a CDS encoding GNAT family N-acetyltransferase, which yields MSHIKVHLATTEEDRNKIYHLRYDIYVQEMNRVQEYADHSTKMIKEPFDETGHLFLAETEEGEIIGTVRINFRKDGSLECEELYEMELFRPFYPDKVSMSTKLMVKREYRHTAAASMLCMKIYEHARENGIVIDFIDTNPHLVRLYNQVGYRMYKKNIHHPEYGIVIPMVFLLDDNEYLKQIHSPFLRLAKRFTAGTELSHLFETKFPDYKDIRPLFSMEGDDVWQNIVHDMMLPPSQFLSFLRGFTEEESKKLLSMLDLIDYEDGDIVFHQNQESQGLFCVLDGSVEVVVNREDGVRSTISILNQGEIFGELGFVAKSNRNADIIVRDHAKLLILTPNEFQKLEIQSPTLAIKLLTNLFVILAQRFNEMSRRMLEFRRLYEMGGASRRGE from the coding sequence ATGAGTCATATCAAAGTCCATTTGGCAACGACGGAAGAAGATCGTAATAAAATTTACCACCTCCGTTACGATATCTATGTTCAAGAAATGAACAGAGTCCAAGAATATGCGGACCATTCGACAAAAATGATTAAGGAACCGTTTGATGAAACGGGCCATCTTTTTCTTGCGGAAACCGAAGAAGGGGAGATCATCGGGACCGTTCGCATCAACTTTCGTAAAGATGGGAGTTTGGAATGTGAAGAGCTTTATGAAATGGAACTCTTCCGCCCCTTCTATCCTGACAAGGTCTCCATGTCGACCAAACTGATGGTGAAACGTGAATACCGTCATACTGCTGCAGCCAGTATGCTTTGTATGAAGATCTACGAACATGCAAGGGAAAACGGGATCGTCATCGATTTTATAGATACCAATCCACACTTGGTGCGTTTGTACAACCAAGTTGGGTACAGAATGTACAAAAAGAACATCCACCATCCGGAATACGGCATTGTGATCCCGATGGTATTTTTGTTAGATGATAATGAATACCTAAAACAGATCCATTCACCTTTTCTACGTTTGGCGAAGAGATTCACTGCAGGTACTGAGCTTTCTCATCTCTTTGAAACCAAATTTCCTGACTATAAAGACATAAGGCCTCTCTTCTCCATGGAAGGGGATGATGTTTGGCAAAATATCGTTCATGATATGATGCTCCCTCCGAGCCAGTTTCTCTCGTTTTTACGAGGGTTTACGGAAGAAGAATCCAAAAAACTTTTATCCATGCTTGATTTAATTGATTATGAAGATGGTGACATCGTCTTCCACCAAAACCAAGAAAGCCAAGGATTGTTTTGTGTTTTAGATGGGAGTGTGGAAGTGGTTGTGAACCGCGAGGATGGTGTGCGTTCGACGATCTCCATTTTAAACCAAGGGGAGATCTTTGGGGAACTGGGCTTTGTGGCAAAATCAAATCGTAATGCAGACATCATCGTGCGAGACCATGCGAAACTTCTCATCCTCACACCAAATGAATTTCAAAAATTAGAAATCCAAAGTCCCACTTTGGCCATCAAACTTTTGACCAATTTGTTTGTCATCCTTGCGCAGAGATTCAATGAAATGTCACGCCGCATGCTCGAATTTAGAAGGTTGTACGAGATGGGCGGAGCTTCGAGAAGAGGGGAGTGA